One region of Bacillus zhangzhouensis genomic DNA includes:
- the dpaB gene encoding dipicolinate synthase subunit B encodes MTTSLKGKRIGFGLTGSHCTYEAVFPQIEALVKEGAEVRPVVSYTVQSTNTRFGDGAEWIERIEKLTGFQAIDSIVKAEPLGPKLPLDCMVIAPLTGNSMAKFANAMTDSPVLMAAKATIRNHRPVVLGISTNDALGLNGTNLMRLMSTKNIFFIPFGQDDPFKKPTSMVANMDLLPQTVEEALQLRQIQPILIGPNE; translated from the coding sequence ATGACAACATCATTAAAAGGGAAAAGAATCGGCTTTGGTTTAACAGGTTCCCACTGCACGTACGAAGCTGTTTTTCCGCAAATCGAAGCGCTTGTAAAAGAAGGGGCAGAGGTGCGTCCAGTGGTGTCGTACACGGTGCAGAGCACGAATACGAGATTTGGAGATGGAGCCGAGTGGATCGAACGGATTGAGAAGCTGACTGGATTCCAAGCGATTGACTCAATCGTGAAAGCAGAGCCGCTCGGACCTAAACTGCCGCTTGATTGTATGGTCATTGCTCCTTTAACAGGAAACTCAATGGCGAAATTTGCAAATGCTATGACAGACAGTCCTGTTTTAATGGCTGCTAAAGCAACCATACGAAATCATCGGCCTGTCGTTTTAGGTATCTCAACAAATGATGCGTTAGGCTTAAATGGTACAAATTTGATGAGACTGATGTCAACAAAGAATATTTTCTTTATTCCATTTGGTCAGGATGATCCATTCAAAAAACCGACCTCTATGGTCGCAAACATGGATCTGCTTCCTCAAACAGTAGAAGAGGCACTTCAGCTTAGACAAATTCAGCCGATTTTAATTGGACCAAACGAATAA
- the asd gene encoding aspartate-semialdehyde dehydrogenase, with protein MGRGLHVAIVGATGAVGQQMLKTLADREFEMDTLTLLSSKRSAGTKVTFKDQEYTVQEATPESFEGVNIALFSAGGNVSKALAPEAVKRGAIVVDNTSAFRMDENIPLVVPEVNEKDLHDHQGIIANPNCSTIQMVAALEPLRQAYGMKKVIVSTYQAVSGAGHEAIDELYSQSQAILNKEDVTPEVMPYQIAFNAIPQIDKFQDNGYTFEEMKMINETKKIMHMPELEVAATCVRLPIETGHSESVYVELESNDATVEDLKSILKDAPGITLQDDPSQQIYPMPADAVGKNDVFVGRIRKDLDRPNGFHMWIVSDNLLKGAAWNSVQIAESLKALKLV; from the coding sequence ATGGGAAGAGGATTGCATGTAGCTATAGTTGGAGCGACTGGAGCTGTCGGTCAACAAATGTTAAAAACACTAGCTGACAGAGAATTTGAAATGGATACACTTACTCTACTATCCTCAAAACGTTCTGCTGGAACAAAAGTGACATTTAAAGATCAAGAGTACACTGTTCAGGAAGCAACACCTGAAAGCTTTGAAGGAGTGAACATTGCATTATTCAGTGCTGGAGGAAATGTTTCAAAGGCGCTAGCTCCTGAAGCAGTCAAACGAGGGGCGATTGTTGTAGACAACACAAGTGCTTTTCGTATGGACGAAAACATCCCTCTTGTCGTACCAGAGGTAAACGAAAAAGATTTGCATGATCATCAAGGGATCATTGCAAACCCTAACTGTTCAACAATTCAAATGGTAGCGGCATTAGAACCGCTTCGTCAGGCGTATGGAATGAAAAAAGTCATTGTCTCTACGTATCAAGCAGTATCAGGTGCGGGACATGAAGCTATTGACGAACTATACAGCCAATCGCAAGCCATTTTAAATAAAGAAGATGTAACACCAGAAGTCATGCCTTATCAAATTGCATTTAATGCGATTCCGCAAATTGATAAATTCCAAGACAACGGCTATACATTCGAAGAAATGAAAATGATCAACGAAACGAAAAAAATCATGCATATGCCAGAGCTGGAAGTAGCGGCAACATGTGTGAGGCTTCCAATTGAAACGGGTCATTCAGAATCTGTCTACGTCGAACTAGAATCAAATGATGCAACAGTGGAAGATCTCAAATCAATTCTAAAAGATGCACCAGGAATTACGCTGCAAGATGATCCATCTCAGCAAATTTATCCAATGCCTGCAGATGCTGTTGGGAAAAACGACGTATTTGTCGGCCGCATTCGGAAAGATTTGGACCGTCCAAACGGGTTCCATATGTGGATTGTATCTGATAACCTGCTGAAAGGCGCTGCATGGAACTCAGTTCAAATTGCAGAAAGCTTAAAAGCATTAAAATTAGTTTAA